A region from the Dehalococcoidales bacterium genome encodes:
- a CDS encoding M24 family metallopeptidase, which produces MADVLKPGVAMAKVYDEFERMAREAEKLGFNNYRYHMVQTHGIGIMMNEPPAWSQLDVVLRENMIINLEPSVYIPFKHLGRVEDTYLITKEGHERLTRLDQDLYIR; this is translated from the coding sequence ATGGCCGATGTCCTCAAGCCCGGCGTCGCCATGGCCAAAGTGTATGATGAGTTCGAGCGGATGGCGCGGGAAGCCGAAAAGCTGGGCTTTAATAACTACCGGTACCACATGGTGCAGACCCACGGCATCGGCATCATGATGAATGAACCACCAGCCTGGAGCCAGCTCGATGTTGTCCTTAGGGAGAACATGATTATCAACCTGGAGCCGTCAGTGTATATCCCCTTCAAGCACCTGGGACGGGTTGAGGATACCTATCTGATTACCAAAGAGGGGCACGAACGACTCACCAGGCTGGACCAGGACCTGTATATCCGCTAG